A genomic stretch from Theobroma cacao cultivar B97-61/B2 chromosome 4, Criollo_cocoa_genome_V2, whole genome shotgun sequence includes:
- the LOC18601620 gene encoding uncharacterized protein LOC18601620: MEKNSGKGKAKENMDFQGYGLRDNPKKSWKSLSFTDGSSSSMLKFQCKVCGKDFESMKALFGHMRHHSGRERKRVNCQECGRKFQSLKGLTAHMRLHPVKLRVSGEPGPGGPRQDLVLESITVRKKRSKRMRYSNAPNSSPSSLNESSDVFEIDQEVEDVALCLIMLSWGVRNWSEFNSSRESSDNSVIKSFHQSKEIIQNEIGIPFGDGDESFQMKKPRVDKSNPDVSVSMNVFYEKKISECKELDSGIVTDKEEKIGSEAPNDMFCRDVEFRVSTVEDESGFELYATEIEERNSGEKMTFRSIEVESGQDLMEGLDLAGLGSTKLSSCKDAMFDACDAEPGGNSSNKQICTPLNSEMSDDSKKKNRYKCRICDKTFKSHQALGGHQTFHRKSNSCAIEQIENCEKNTQSSSSPKTEASPKFLRVENVENSVEQEINGVTSNGTSRCKVHKCGICFKVFASGQALGGHKRSHILKESETRDKQPPMQIGFISDVLDLNLPAIHNEEANGDVGFKSCRVGSDCKSEPLVSLVAN; the protein is encoded by the coding sequence ATGGAAAAGAATTCAGGTAAAGGAAAGGCAAAGGAGAATATGGATTTTCAAGGTTATGGCTTGAGGGATAACCCCAAGAAATCCTGGAAATCCTTAAGCTTTACTGATGGTAGTTCTAGTTCAATGCTGAAGTTTCAATGCAAAGTTTGTGGCAAAGATTTTGAGTCAATGAAAGCTTTGTTTGGTCATATGAGGCACCATTCTgggagagaaaggaaaagagttAACTGTCAAGAATGTGGCAGGAAGTTTCAGTCTTTGAAGGGTCTTACTGCTCATATGAGGTTACACCCTGTGAAGCTTAGGGTCTCAGGTGAACCAGGGCCTGGTGGTCCAAGGCAAGACCTGGTCTTGGAGAGCATAACAGTGAGGAAAAAGAGATCAAAAAGAATGAGGTACAGTAATGCGCCAAATTCTTCACCTTCTAGCTTGAATGAATCTTCTGATGTATTTGAAATTGATCAAGAAGTGGAAGATGTTGCGTTATGCTTGATAATGCTGTCTTGGGGTGTAAGGAATTGGAGTGAATTCAATTCTTCTAGGGAGTCTTCTGATAATTCTGTGATTAAATCTTTTCATCAAAGTAAAGAAATTATACAGAACGAAATTGGGATTCCTTTTGGTGATGGCGATGAGTCTTTCCAGATGAAGAAACCAAGAGTGGATAAGTCTAATCCCGATGTTTCAGTTTCTATGAATGTTTTCTATGAGAAGAAAATAAGTGAATGTAAAGAATTGGATTCTGGGATTGTGACtgataaggaagaaaagattGGATCAGAAGCTCCCAATGACATGTTCTGCAGGGATGTTGAATTCAGGGTGTCTACGGTGGAAGATGAATCTGGATTTGAATTGTATGCTACAGAAATTGAGGAAAGAAATTCAGGTGAAAAAATGACCTTCAGGTCTATTGAAGTAGAATCAGGGCAGGATTTGATGGAAGGATTGGATTTAGCTGGTTTGGGATCCACAAAGTTGAGTTCTTGCAAAGACGCCATGTTTGATGCTTGTGACGCTGAACCAGGAGGAAATTCTTCGAACAAGCAAATATGTACTCCATTGAATTCTGAAATGTCTGATGAttccaagaaaaagaacagATACAAGTGCAGGATCTGCGACAAGACTTTCAAATCTCATCAAGCCCTTGGTGGTCACCAAACATTCCACAGAAAGAGTAACAGCTGTGCTATAGAGCAGATTGAGAATTGTGAGAAAAACACCCAGAGTAGCAGTTCTCCTAAAACTGAGGCTAGTCCCAAATTTCTGAGGGTTGAGAATGTTGAGAATTCAGTCGAGCAGGAAATAAATGGGGTGACAAGTAATGGAACAAGTAGGTGTAAGGTGCACAAGTGCGGAATCTGCTTTAAGGTTTTTGCATCAGGGCAAGCTTTGGGTGGTCACAAGAGGTCTCATATCTTGAAAGAGTCTGAAACCAGAGACAAACAGCCTCCAATGCAAATAGGCTTTATCTCTGATGTACTTGATCTTAATCTCCCTGCTATACACAATGAAGAGGCTAATGGTGATGTTGGATTCAAGTCATGTCGGGTTGGAAGTGACTGCAAGAGTGAGCCTCTTGTCAGTCTAGTTGCTAACTGA